In one Nicotiana sylvestris chromosome 8, ASM39365v2, whole genome shotgun sequence genomic region, the following are encoded:
- the LOC138875284 gene encoding uncharacterized protein has translation MNGFVEADNKNIKKILRKMIENYKQWPENLSFALLGYRTTVHTSTGATLYMLVYGTEAIIHAEVEIPSLRIIQEAELDDAEWVKSRYEQLALIDGKRMNIVCHG, from the coding sequence ATGAATGGATTTGTAGAGGCCgacaacaagaatatcaaaaagatactaaggaaaatgatagagaattaTAAGCAGTGGCCCGAGAAtctatcatttgctctattggggtatcgcaccacagtccacacatcaaccggggcaaccctctatatgctagtttatggtacagaagccaTCATTCacgccgaggtggaaattccttcattaagaatcatacaggaagcagaactcgacgatgcagaatgggtgaagagtcgttatgagcagctagctcttatagatggaaagagaatgaatataGTTTGCCACGGTTAG